Proteins encoded in a region of the Ornithodoros turicata isolate Travis chromosome 3, ASM3712646v1, whole genome shotgun sequence genome:
- the LOC135386869 gene encoding uncharacterized protein LOC135386869 — MLYLWILAFLAADVHDTAVYATAAGDPGQGYQTLPCQWVEEGGRKWLDKGVIGGHENGRVMYVGRASYEGGVIPGKIIPWHNTLFIGSDGKEISFSKYQALECTSGSQLIWIKGADGELPTGSLQGGNTSTGELLYIGRVHHDDTLTVGKLHTSLGCVSIGYYGQEYCHRQYEVLVWPIVQLVK; from the exons ATGCTTTATCTCTGGATCTTGGCTTTCTTGGCCGCAGATGTTCATGATACTGCAGTGTATGCGACGGCAGCAGGTGATCCAG GCCAGGGGTACCAAACTCTGCCATGCCAGTGGGTTGAAGAAGGCGGTCGCAAATGGCTGGACAAAGGTGTTATTGGCGGCCATGAGAATGGTCGAGTCATGTACGTCGGAAGGGCTAGCTATGAAGGCGGCGTCATTCCAGGCAAGATTATTCCTTGGCACAACACCCTGTTCATAGGGTCTGATGGAAAAGAGATTTCTTTCTCCAAATATCAG GCTCTGGAGTGTACAAGCGGCAGTCAGCTCATTTGGATTAAAGGAGCCGACGGGGAGTTACCCACTGGTTCCCTTCAGGGCGGAAACACATCAACGGGCGAGCTTCTCTACATTGGTCGCGTACATCACGATGACACCCTCACTGTAGGCAAACTGCACACCTCTCTAGGATGTGTCTCTATCGGGTACTATGGGCAAGAATACTGTCACCGCCAGTACGAGGTGCTGGTGTGGCCCATTGTCCAGCTTGTGAAGTAA